The sequence below is a genomic window from Sorangiineae bacterium MSr12523.
CGTCCGCTGGCGCAGCACGGTGCCGCGCACCGGCGCGCCGCTCGGAGGCACGATGGCCGCCATCGGCTGCGGCGCCACCATCGCGGCCACGGGTGGTTGGGTCGCGGGAAGCATCGCCGCGGTGCTGGGCGCGTTGCTCGGCGGGGGCGCGGGCTACCTCTGGGATCGCAACCGCGAGGACCGCAGCGCGCGCTCGTTCGAGAAGAACCGCATCGCCGCGCTCGAACGCGGCCTCGAGCTGCGGGGCGAGCTCGGCTCCACGCCGGGAGAGCTCACGGGCACGGTGCTGGGCGGCAAGTACCGCATCGGGCGCAAGATCGGTTCGGGCGGCATCGGCGTGGTCTACGCGGCGGAGCACGTCTCGCTCGGCCACGAGGTGGCCATCAAGGTTCTCCGCGGCGCCGCCGCGCGCGACGGTGGCGAGATCGCGCGCCTTCGCCGCGAAGCGTACATCCAGGTGCACGTGGAGCACCCCAACGTGGTGCGCGTGCTCGACTTGGACCAGATGCCCGACGGGTCGATCTACGTCGTCATGGAGCGCCTGGTGGGCCGTTCGCTCGCCGACAAACTCGGACGCGAGGGCGCGCTGGCACCGGGCTTCGCCTTGCCGGTGTTCATCGGCGTGTGCCGCGCGTTGGGCGCCGCGCACCAGAAGGGCGTGGTGCACCGCGATCTGAAGCCGGGCAACATCTTCTTGCTCGAGGACGGCAGCTCCAAGGTGCTCGACTTCGGCATGAGCAAGTTGACGACGGCGGAGTCGCTCACGCAAGCCGGCTACACCTTGGGCACGCCCGAGTACATGGCGCCCGAGCAATGCATCGGCGCCGCCGTGGAAGCGCGCACGGACATCTACGCGCTGGGCTGCCTCATGTACGAGGCGCTCACCAGCGAGCTTCCCATCGTCGCGCAGAGCCGGCGCGAGCTTCTCGATCTTCATCAGCGCCAGGTCCCCACGCCCATGCGCACGCGCCGCCCGGATCTTCCCATTCCGGAAGCGCTCGACGACGCGGTGATGAAGTGCCTCAAGAAGAAGGTCGCAGACCG
It includes:
- a CDS encoding serine/threonine protein kinase produces the protein MTGAPSLPRGSVRRGGKEELRASILKTYLLRIRAEKGERAARALLNSAGIDPAIVDNETGWLSVGAARRALRALAQQLGPSALRHRGEYVTHPEALGTLVRMLRIAEQPIDAYRYLAANAREVTRIGTWELEELGPKTSKSIKSRTSDRAVVDAVRMTYRLRDDAVEDPDRHDAREEELLCAAREGELGGIPRIWGLQDAEITHNTCIAKGADACVYTVRWRSTVPRTGAPLGGTMAAIGCGATIAATGGWVAGSIAAVLGALLGGGAGYLWDRNREDRSARSFEKNRIAALERGLELRGELGSTPGELTGTVLGGKYRIGRKIGSGGIGVVYAAEHVSLGHEVAIKVLRGAAARDGGEIARLRREAYIQVHVEHPNVVRVLDLDQMPDGSIYVVMERLVGRSLADKLGREGALAPGFALPVFIGVCRALGAAHQKGVVHRDLKPGNIFLLEDGSSKVLDFGMSKLTTAESLTQAGYTLGTPEYMAPEQCIGAAVEARTDIYALGCLMYEALTSELPIVAQSRRELLDLHQRQVPTPMRTRRPDLPIPEALDDAVMKCLKKKVADRPHSANELADMLEAIPRDGLPTSYPLGVARRPPPTTRPPPARDRDATNGKKEDARDDKKDPAAGATGAGAGHGTAKPPVTSN